One window of Nicotiana tomentosiformis chromosome 11, ASM39032v3, whole genome shotgun sequence genomic DNA carries:
- the LOC138901166 gene encoding uncharacterized protein, with protein MAPFESLYGRQFRSPIGWFDPGEAKLYGTDLVKDALKKVRLIQERLRTTQSTQKSYADKKVPGLSFMVGKKVPLKVSLMKGIMRFGKKGKLSPRFIGPFEVLRRVGEVAYELALPPSLTSYVLDFRTIQLDESLGYEEEPVTIVDRQMVRTRTTGSDDQTHAPPVGSVRGGGRGRGRARAHGAARALAQATVEEPP; from the exons atggctccatttgagtctttatatggtcggcaattTCGTTCGCCAATCGGATGGTTTgatcccggcgaggctaagttatatggtactgatttagtgaaggatgccttgaaaaaggtaaggttgattcaggagcgacttcgcaccaCACAGTCCacacaaaagagttacgcggataaGAAGGTGCCTggcttatcatttatggtgggcaagAAGGTCCCCTTGAAGGTCTCtctgatgaagggaatcatgaggttcgggaagaagggaaagttaagcccaaggtttataggtccatttgaggtgttgagacgagttggagaggttgcttatgagcttgctttgcctccaaGTCTAAC gtcatatgtgttagacttccgcacaattcagttagatgagagcttgggttatgaggaggagccagttacCATTGTTGACAGACAG atggtgaggacacgcacaactggatccgatgatcagacacacGCGCCCCCTGTTGGATCCGTAAGAGGCgggggccggggcagaggccgagcaaGAGCacatggtgcagctagagcacttgCACAAGCTACTGTAGAGGAGCCACcatag